The proteins below are encoded in one region of Nitrosomonas ureae:
- the rpsL gene encoding 30S ribosomal protein S12 produces MPTISQLVRKPRIAKRVKSSVPALENSPQKRGVCTRVYTTTPKKPNSALRKVARVRLTNGFEVSSYIGGEGHNLQEHSVVLIRGGRVKDLPGVRYHTVRGSLDTAGVKDRKQGRSKYGSKKPKTA; encoded by the coding sequence ATGCCGACAATAAGTCAGTTAGTTCGAAAGCCGCGTATAGCTAAGCGGGTTAAAAGTAGTGTTCCTGCATTAGAGAATAGCCCGCAAAAGCGGGGAGTATGTACAAGGGTATATACAACAACGCCAAAGAAGCCAAATTCAGCGTTGCGTAAAGTTGCGAGAGTGAGATTGACTAATGGATTTGAAGTTTCAAGTTATATTGGCGGCGAAGGACATAATCTTCAGGAGCACTCGGTTGTGTTGATTCGTGGAGGACGTGTCAAAGATTTGCCGGGCGTTCGTTATCACACAGTGAGGGGGAGCTTGGATACAGCAGGCGTTAAAGATCGTAAGCAGGGAAGATCAAAATATGGTTCCAAGAAACCAAAAACTGCATAG
- the tuf gene encoding elongation factor Tu, whose protein sequence is MAKSKFERSKPHVNVGTIGHVDHGKTTLTAAITTILTKKFGGEAKSYDQIDSAPEERARGITINTAHVEYETDKRHYAHVDCPGHADYVKNMITGAAQMDGAILVVSAADGPMPQTREHILLARQVGVPYIIVYMNKADMVDDAELIELVEMEIRELLSKYDFPGDDTPIIVGSALKALEGDQSDIGEASILKLADALDSYIPQPERAIDGAFIMPVEDVFSISGRGTVVTGRVERGIIKVGEEIEIVGLKPTLKTVCTGVEMFRKLLDQGQAGDNVGILLRGTKREEVERGQVLAKPGSISPHTKFTAEIYVLSKEEGGRHTPFFPGYRPQFYFRTTDVTGAIELPAGTEMVMPGDNVSVTVNLIAPIAMEDGLRFAIREGGRTVGAGVVAKIIE, encoded by the coding sequence ATGGCAAAGAGTAAATTTGAGCGGTCGAAGCCACATGTGAATGTTGGAACGATAGGGCACGTGGATCATGGTAAGACTACGCTTACGGCGGCAATTACGACGATATTGACGAAGAAGTTTGGTGGAGAAGCTAAGAGTTATGATCAAATTGACTCTGCACCGGAAGAACGTGCACGCGGAATAACCATAAATACAGCTCATGTTGAATATGAGACGGATAAGCGTCATTATGCTCATGTGGATTGCCCGGGCCATGCGGATTACGTAAAGAATATGATTACTGGTGCGGCCCAAATGGATGGGGCGATATTGGTGGTATCTGCAGCCGATGGTCCGATGCCGCAGACGCGGGAACATATTTTGTTGGCGCGTCAAGTGGGTGTTCCTTACATTATTGTGTACATGAATAAAGCAGACATGGTTGATGATGCGGAGCTGATTGAATTGGTGGAGATGGAGATACGTGAACTGTTATCGAAATACGATTTTCCTGGTGATGATACGCCGATTATAGTTGGATCAGCGTTGAAAGCGCTTGAGGGGGACCAAAGTGATATTGGTGAGGCTTCCATTCTGAAATTAGCAGATGCGCTGGATAGCTATATTCCACAACCGGAGCGTGCTATTGATGGTGCCTTCATTATGCCGGTTGAAGATGTGTTTTCAATATCTGGTCGCGGAACGGTTGTAACGGGTCGCGTAGAGAGAGGCATAATCAAAGTGGGTGAAGAGATCGAGATAGTAGGTCTCAAGCCGACACTAAAGACAGTATGCACAGGAGTTGAAATGTTTCGTAAGCTTCTGGACCAGGGGCAGGCAGGAGATAACGTGGGGATACTTCTGCGTGGCACGAAGCGTGAAGAGGTGGAGCGGGGTCAAGTATTGGCGAAACCGGGCAGTATATCGCCCCATACTAAATTCACGGCGGAGATTTATGTATTAAGCAAGGAAGAAGGTGGAAGGCACACTCCGTTTTTTCCTGGCTATCGCCCACAGTTTTATTTTAGAACGACAGATGTGACGGGAGCGATAGAGTTGCCGGCGGGAACAGAGATGGTGATGCCTGGGGATAATGTTTCGGTAACGGTAAACTTAATAGCACCAATTGCGATGGAAGACGGATTGCGTTTTGCGATACGTGAAGGTGGAAGAACCGTTGGTGCGGGCGTTGTTGCTAAAATTATTGAGTAA
- the rpsJ gene encoding 30S ribosomal protein S10 — protein MQNQKIRIRLKAFDYRLIDKSAIEIVETAKRTGAVVKGPIPLPTKIERFDVLRSPHVNKTSRDQFEIRTHLRLMDIIDPTDKTVDALMKLDLPAGVDVEIKL, from the coding sequence ATGCAAAATCAAAAAATTAGAATTCGTCTTAAAGCCTTCGATTATCGTTTGATAGATAAGTCGGCTATAGAAATTGTTGAGACAGCAAAGCGAACAGGGGCAGTAGTTAAGGGGCCAATCCCATTGCCAACAAAAATTGAGCGTTTTGATGTGTTGCGTTCACCTCATGTAAATAAGACTTCACGTGATCAGTTTGAAATTAGAACGCATTTAAGATTAATGGATATAATAGATCCGACAGATAAAACAGTAGATGCGTTGATGAAGTTAGATTTGCCAGCAGGCGTTGATGTAGAGATAAAGCTATAA
- the rplC gene encoding 50S ribosomal protein L3 produces the protein MSLGLIGRKIGMMRIFAENGDAFPVTVIDVASNRITQIKKTSSDGYCAAQVSFGQKKISRVNKPTAGHCAKAGVVAGSIVREFRVKNDSILDPLQSGMEIKSDIFKVGQKVDISGVTIGKGFSGAIKLHNFSSNRASHGNSKAHKKPGSIGMAQDPGRIFPGKRMAAHMGNVRRTIQNLEILRIDSERNLLLVKGAIPGSKDGYVVVRSSVKEKK, from the coding sequence ATGAGTTTAGGATTAATTGGCCGTAAAATTGGTATGATGCGAATTTTTGCAGAAAATGGAGATGCTTTTCCGGTAACGGTAATTGATGTTGCCAGTAATCGTATAACTCAAATAAAGAAAACTTCTTCTGATGGTTATTGTGCTGCTCAAGTATCTTTTGGTCAGAAAAAGATATCAAGAGTTAATAAACCAACAGCAGGCCATTGTGCTAAAGCTGGCGTAGTGGCTGGAAGTATTGTTAGAGAGTTTAGAGTAAAGAATGACTCCATTCTTGACCCACTTCAAAGCGGAATGGAAATTAAGAGCGATATATTTAAAGTAGGGCAGAAGGTTGATATATCCGGGGTTACGATAGGAAAAGGTTTTTCTGGTGCAATAAAGTTGCACAACTTCTCTTCTAATAGAGCAAGTCATGGTAATTCAAAAGCGCATAAAAAACCCGGCTCGATTGGTATGGCACAAGACCCAGGGCGTATTTTTCCAGGTAAACGTATGGCGGCACATATGGGAAATGTCAGAAGAACTATACAAAATCTTGAGATATTACGAATTGATAGTGAAAGAAATTTGTTGTTAGTCAAAGGTGCAATTCCAGGATCAAAAGATGGATATGTAGTAGTTCGATCAAGCGTAAAAGAAAAAAAATAA
- the rplD gene encoding 50S ribosomal protein L4, with the protein MKIELIGSNDQKTASITVSDELFMRNYNEALVHQVVTSYLSNARSATRAQKSRSDIDKSTRKPWRQKGTGRARAGMTSSPIWRGGGKIFPNSSGENFRKKLNKKMYRAGISSILSQLIRDNRLLVIESFCVESYKTKALSKKLEDLGLSNVMIITGQIDNNLYLSSRNIPNVAVVEVNNIDPISLLKFKKTLVTSDGLKKIEELLS; encoded by the coding sequence ATGAAAATAGAGCTTATTGGTAGTAACGATCAGAAAACAGCGAGCATAACTGTTTCTGATGAGCTTTTTATGAGAAATTATAACGAAGCGCTAGTTCATCAAGTTGTCACTTCATACTTATCTAACGCACGTTCTGCAACTCGAGCACAAAAAAGTAGATCTGATATTGATAAGTCGACTCGTAAACCTTGGCGACAAAAAGGAACGGGCAGAGCTCGTGCTGGTATGACTTCAAGTCCTATATGGCGTGGGGGTGGAAAAATTTTTCCTAATAGTTCTGGGGAAAATTTTAGGAAAAAATTGAATAAAAAAATGTACCGTGCTGGAATAAGTTCTATATTGTCACAGCTAATTCGCGATAATAGACTGCTTGTTATTGAATCATTTTGCGTAGAATCGTATAAAACTAAAGCATTGTCTAAGAAATTAGAAGATCTTGGATTGAGTAATGTGATGATTATTACTGGCCAGATTGATAATAATCTTTATTTATCATCGCGCAACATTCCAAATGTTGCTGTGGTTGAAGTAAACAATATAGATCCGATCAGTCTTTTAAAATTTAAGAAAACGCTTGTCACAAGTGATGGTTTGAAAAAAATAGAGGAGCTTCTTTCATGA
- the rplW gene encoding 50S ribosomal protein L23: protein MSNQNTNQGHLLKIILAPHISEKSTYLGEKNNQTIFRVARDATKLEIKRAVELLWKEQKIEVKKVQTINVKGKQKRFGRFVGKRSDWKKAIVSIKNEQELNFTNFANIEAK, encoded by the coding sequence ATGAGTAATCAGAATACCAATCAGGGGCATTTGTTAAAAATTATATTGGCACCTCATATTTCAGAAAAATCAACTTATCTGGGAGAGAAAAATAATCAAACTATATTTCGCGTGGCGAGAGATGCTACTAAGCTGGAAATTAAGAGAGCTGTAGAGTTGTTATGGAAAGAACAAAAAATTGAAGTTAAAAAAGTTCAGACAATTAATGTAAAAGGAAAACAAAAGCGATTTGGGCGTTTTGTAGGAAAAAGATCTGATTGGAAAAAAGCTATTGTGAGTATTAAAAATGAGCAAGAGCTTAATTTTACAAATTTTGCGAATATAGAGGCTAAGTAA
- the rplB gene encoding 50S ribosomal protein L2: MQLVKLKPTSPGRRSVVKLINKELYKGRPHKSLLEKQSKTAGRNHHGHITTRHRGGGHKQHYRVIDFKRNKDDVIATVERIEYDPNRSANIALVCYGDGERKYIIAPKGLVVGMKIGSGKLAQIKLGDTLSLRNIPMGTIVHCVELLPGKGAQLARSAGSFVQLQAREGNYAQIKLRSGEVRKVHIDCRATIGEVGNAEHSLRSIGKAGAVRWRGIRPTVRGVAMNPIDHPHGGGEGRTSAGRHPVSPWGVPAKGYRTRKNKRTNVMIIRHRYSKKG; encoded by the coding sequence ATGCAACTTGTGAAATTAAAACCCACATCGCCTGGGCGCAGATCGGTTGTTAAGTTAATAAATAAAGAATTATACAAAGGAAGGCCTCATAAAAGTTTACTTGAAAAGCAATCTAAAACCGCTGGCCGTAATCATCATGGACATATTACTACACGGCATCGTGGCGGAGGGCATAAACAGCACTATAGGGTGATCGATTTTAAGCGCAATAAAGATGATGTTATTGCTACGGTAGAACGTATTGAATATGATCCCAACAGATCAGCAAATATTGCTTTGGTATGTTATGGCGATGGTGAAAGAAAATACATAATTGCGCCAAAAGGGTTGGTAGTAGGGATGAAAATTGGCAGTGGAAAACTGGCACAAATTAAGCTTGGTGATACTTTGTCACTACGCAATATACCAATGGGAACTATAGTTCACTGTGTCGAGTTGTTGCCTGGAAAAGGAGCTCAATTAGCTAGGTCCGCAGGTTCGTTTGTGCAACTACAAGCTAGGGAAGGTAATTATGCGCAAATTAAACTGCGCTCAGGCGAAGTTCGTAAAGTGCACATTGATTGCAGGGCTACTATAGGCGAGGTAGGAAATGCGGAGCATAGTTTGAGGTCGATAGGTAAGGCCGGCGCAGTAAGATGGCGTGGAATTAGGCCCACTGTTCGAGGTGTGGCGATGAATCCCATAGATCATCCTCATGGGGGTGGTGAAGGTAGAACGTCGGCAGGGAGACATCCAGTAAGTCCATGGGGAGTGCCAGCGAAGGGATATAGAACTCGTAAAAATAAAAGAACAAATGTGATGATAATTCGTCATCGTTATTCAAAGAAAGGTTAA
- the rpsS gene encoding 30S ribosomal protein S19 produces MPRSVKKGPFVDAHLVAKIEKARNTNDKRPIKTWSRRSTILPDFIGLTVAVHNGKQHIPIFVTENMVGHKFGEFSLTRTFKGHAGDKKIVTKR; encoded by the coding sequence ATGCCGCGCTCAGTAAAGAAAGGACCATTCGTTGATGCTCATTTAGTTGCAAAAATTGAAAAAGCGCGAAATACGAATGATAAGCGCCCTATCAAAACATGGTCAAGGCGATCAACGATATTGCCTGATTTCATTGGATTAACAGTAGCAGTCCATAATGGAAAGCAACATATACCGATATTTGTTACCGAGAATATGGTAGGCCATAAATTTGGGGAATTCTCATTAACGCGTACTTTTAAAGGACATGCTGGTGATAAGAAAATTGTTACTAAGCGTTAG
- the rplV gene encoding 50S ribosomal protein L22 gives METIAKLRGARISAQKCRLVADQIRGVAVDKALNILTFTPKKGAELIHRLLESAIANAEHNDGADIDELKILSITVDQGTSMKRTSARAKGRGNKIVKPTCHISLTLGDGSGSTYKGTN, from the coding sequence ATGGAAACAATTGCTAAATTACGTGGTGCAAGAATCTCAGCGCAAAAATGCCGTCTTGTTGCCGATCAGATAAGAGGTGTAGCAGTAGACAAGGCGTTAAACATATTAACATTTACCCCTAAAAAGGGAGCAGAGCTAATACATAGACTACTAGAGTCTGCAATAGCTAATGCTGAACATAATGATGGTGCCGATATTGATGAGCTTAAGATTTTGTCAATTACGGTTGATCAAGGCACATCTATGAAGAGAACAAGTGCTCGAGCTAAGGGACGTGGAAATAAAATTGTAAAACCGACTTGCCATATATCGTTGACTTTGGGTGATGGTAGTGGCTCTACATATAAAGGCACTAACTGA
- the rpsC gene encoding 30S ribosomal protein S3 has translation MGQKINPTGFRLSVHKNWLSRWYANSSNFATMLNEDIKVRTFLANRLKNASVGKILIERPSKNARITIFSSRPGVVIGKKGEDIEILRSELQKRMGVPVHVNIEEIRKPEIDAQLIADNIAQQLEKRIMFRRAMKRAMQNAMRLGAQGIKIMSSGRLNGIEIARTEWYREGRVPLHTLRADIDYGTSEAKTTYGIIGIKVWIFKGELLGKGDQVNHLITNPNSENEKKKHNKRSSLSLINASGSKNEKSNNKDSAELEDSSTYIEHIEKVDKK, from the coding sequence ATGGGTCAAAAAATAAATCCGACTGGCTTTAGATTGTCTGTGCATAAAAATTGGTTATCAAGATGGTATGCGAATAGTAGTAATTTTGCAACTATGCTTAATGAAGATATAAAGGTTCGAACTTTTTTGGCAAATAGGCTTAAAAATGCATCTGTTGGTAAGATTTTGATAGAAAGACCTTCAAAAAACGCTAGAATTACAATTTTTAGCTCTAGGCCAGGTGTCGTTATTGGTAAAAAAGGTGAGGATATTGAGATACTGCGTAGTGAACTACAAAAAAGAATGGGGGTTCCCGTTCATGTAAATATAGAAGAAATTAGAAAACCTGAAATCGACGCGCAATTGATAGCTGATAATATTGCGCAGCAGTTAGAAAAAAGAATAATGTTTCGAAGAGCAATGAAACGTGCAATGCAAAATGCTATGAGGCTTGGTGCTCAAGGAATAAAAATCATGAGCTCTGGTAGATTGAATGGGATTGAGATTGCTCGTACTGAATGGTATCGGGAAGGAAGGGTTCCGCTTCATACGTTAAGAGCAGACATTGATTATGGAACATCGGAAGCTAAAACTACTTATGGAATAATAGGTATTAAGGTATGGATTTTTAAGGGTGAATTACTTGGCAAAGGTGATCAAGTAAATCATTTAATTACAAATCCGAATTCAGAAAATGAAAAAAAGAAACACAATAAACGATCTTCTTTATCACTCATAAATGCCTCAGGTTCAAAGAATGAGAAAAGTAATAATAAAGATTCTGCTGAATTAGAAGATAGTTCAACCTATATTGAGCATATTGAAAAAGTTGATAAGAAATGA
- the rplP gene encoding 50S ribosomal protein L16, protein MLQPARTKYRKQQKGRNTGIATRGAKVSFGEFGLKAIGRGRLTSRQIEAARRAMTRHIKRGGRIWIRIFPDKPISQKPAEVRMGNGKGNPEYYVAEIQPGKVLYEMDGVTEELAKEAFRLAAAKLPIRTTFTIRQIGG, encoded by the coding sequence ATGCTTCAGCCAGCTAGAACTAAATATAGAAAGCAGCAGAAAGGAAGAAATACAGGAATTGCTACGCGCGGGGCCAAAGTTAGTTTTGGGGAATTTGGTTTAAAAGCAATAGGAAGAGGTCGATTAACATCTCGCCAAATTGAGGCGGCTCGTAGAGCGATGACAAGACATATCAAAAGAGGGGGAAGGATCTGGATTAGAATTTTTCCGGATAAACCGATTTCTCAAAAACCTGCTGAAGTTAGAATGGGTAACGGAAAAGGAAATCCAGAATATTATGTGGCTGAGATACAGCCTGGAAAAGTACTATACGAGATGGATGGTGTTACAGAAGAATTGGCGAAAGAGGCTTTTCGATTAGCTGCGGCTAAACTTCCAATTAGAACGACATTTACTATAAGGCAAATCGGTGGATAG
- the rpmC gene encoding 50S ribosomal protein L29 has product MKSIELKDKQLSELNVELISLLRAQFGLRMQLATQQLSNTKKLKMIKRDIARVKTFITQRQNNYEK; this is encoded by the coding sequence ATGAAGTCAATCGAACTGAAAGATAAGCAACTATCGGAATTAAATGTAGAACTTATTTCTTTGTTGAGAGCACAATTTGGACTACGAATGCAATTGGCAACACAGCAATTGTCGAATACAAAGAAATTAAAAATGATAAAAAGAGATATTGCCAGAGTAAAAACATTCATAACTCAGCGACAAAACAATTATGAAAAATGA
- the rpsQ gene encoding 30S ribosomal protein S17, with protein sequence MKNDKNRTISGKVISDKMDKTVTVLIERKLMHPLYGKFITRSKKYHAHDEINQYSIGDIVLLEECRPLSKTKNWKVIDKV encoded by the coding sequence ATGAAAAATGATAAAAATCGCACTATAAGTGGAAAAGTTATTAGTGATAAGATGGATAAGACTGTAACTGTTTTAATAGAACGTAAACTGATGCATCCTTTATATGGGAAATTTATCACGAGATCTAAGAAATATCATGCTCATGATGAAATTAATCAATATTCTATAGGTGATATTGTTCTCTTGGAAGAGTGTCGGCCTTTATCTAAAACGAAAAATTGGAAAGTAATAGATAAAGTATAG
- the rplN gene encoding 50S ribosomal protein L14, whose product MIQMQSILRVADNTGARSIMCIKVLGGSKRKYAGIGDIIKVSVKDAAPRGKVKKGEVYNALVVRTAKGVRRNDGSLLKFDDNAAVLLNNKFEPIGTRIFGPVTRELRSVHFMKIVSLAPEVL is encoded by the coding sequence ATGATCCAAATGCAATCAATATTACGAGTGGCAGATAATACGGGCGCTCGGTCAATTATGTGTATAAAAGTACTTGGCGGATCAAAAAGAAAGTATGCAGGGATAGGTGATATTATTAAAGTTAGTGTTAAAGATGCGGCGCCTAGGGGGAAAGTTAAAAAAGGCGAAGTATATAATGCGTTAGTGGTTAGAACAGCAAAAGGCGTTAGACGTAATGATGGTTCTTTATTAAAATTTGATGATAATGCTGCTGTATTACTTAATAATAAATTTGAACCGATTGGAACACGCATTTTCGGTCCAGTGACGCGCGAGTTGCGAAGTGTGCATTTTATGAAGATCGTATCTCTAGCTCCAGAAGTATTATAG
- the rplX gene encoding 50S ribosomal protein L24, giving the protein MQKLRKGDDVIIIAGKDKGKRGTVLHVERSDYLIVQGINMVKKHQKPNPTNGTSGGIISKEMPIHVSNVAIYNFNSKKSDRVGFKFNLDNNKVRIFKSSGDLIES; this is encoded by the coding sequence ATGCAGAAATTAAGAAAAGGTGATGATGTGATAATTATTGCCGGTAAAGATAAAGGAAAAAGAGGAACTGTCCTTCATGTTGAAAGAAGTGATTATTTAATTGTTCAAGGTATAAATATGGTTAAGAAACATCAAAAACCAAATCCGACTAATGGTACCTCAGGTGGTATAATAAGCAAAGAGATGCCGATACATGTTTCTAATGTCGCAATTTATAATTTTAATTCAAAGAAATCTGATAGAGTGGGATTTAAATTTAACTTAGATAATAATAAAGTACGCATATTTAAATCTAGTGGTGATTTGATTGAATCGTAA
- the rplE gene encoding 50S ribosomal protein L5: MARLQEYYRNTVVKKLMEQFKYNSVMQVPSITKVTLNIGLGEATVDKKIIESALSDIKKISGQQPVITKAKKSIATFKVRKDYPIGCMVTLRRVRMYEFLDRLITIAIPRIRDFRGISSKSFDGRGNYNMGVKEQIIFPEIDYDKIDSLRGMNISITTTAKSDAEAKALLTAFNFPFKN; the protein is encoded by the coding sequence ATGGCTCGCTTACAAGAGTATTATAGAAATACGGTTGTGAAAAAATTAATGGAACAATTCAAGTACAATTCTGTCATGCAGGTTCCTAGTATAACTAAAGTTACATTAAATATTGGGCTTGGCGAGGCAACTGTTGACAAAAAGATAATTGAGAGCGCATTATCTGACATTAAAAAGATATCGGGTCAACAGCCGGTAATTACTAAAGCTAAGAAATCCATTGCTACATTTAAAGTGAGAAAGGATTATCCAATAGGATGTATGGTTACGTTGCGGCGAGTTAGAATGTACGAATTTCTTGATCGATTGATAACAATTGCAATACCTAGGATAAGAGATTTTAGAGGAATTTCGAGCAAATCTTTCGATGGAAGAGGTAATTATAATATGGGCGTGAAAGAACAAATCATATTCCCTGAGATAGATTATGATAAAATTGACAGTCTGAGGGGTATGAATATATCAATCACAACTACCGCTAAGAGTGATGCAGAAGCGAAAGCGTTATTGACTGCTTTTAACTTTCCTTTTAAAAATTGA
- the rpsN gene encoding 30S ribosomal protein S14: MAKLSIINRNIKRYKIIQKYNERRVNLKKIINDSKLSDAERNEAHLALQKFPRDSSPVRLRNRCTLTGRPRGVYSKFGLGRGKLRDIAMSGKIPGIIKASW, translated from the coding sequence ATGGCAAAGCTTTCTATTATTAATAGAAATATAAAAAGATATAAAATTATACAAAAGTATAATGAGAGAAGAGTAAATTTAAAGAAAATAATAAATGATTCTAAGCTAAGTGATGCGGAGCGTAATGAAGCTCATCTCGCATTACAAAAATTCCCGAGAGACTCTAGTCCTGTTCGATTAAGGAACAGGTGTACGTTAACTGGTAGACCGCGGGGAGTGTACTCAAAATTTGGCTTAGGAAGAGGTAAGTTAAGAGATATTGCAATGAGTGGAAAAATACCAGGGATAATAAAGGCGAGTTGGTGA
- the rpsH gene encoding 30S ribosomal protein S8: MSMSDPIADMLTRIRNAQLAKKKSVIMPNSRIKKAIAMVLKDEGYIENFNIFEEGIKTNLEVELKYYSGASVIEKISRVSKPGLRIYKSSKNLPNVMNGLGVAIMSTSKGVMTQRKAQMLRVGGELLCYVV, encoded by the coding sequence ATGAGTATGAGTGATCCAATTGCTGATATGCTAACACGCATACGTAATGCACAATTGGCTAAAAAAAAATCTGTAATAATGCCAAATTCTCGTATCAAGAAAGCAATAGCCATGGTTCTTAAAGATGAAGGGTATATTGAAAATTTTAATATTTTTGAAGAAGGTATTAAAACTAATTTAGAAGTTGAATTGAAATACTATTCGGGCGCTAGTGTGATTGAAAAGATATCGCGCGTCAGTAAACCTGGTCTAAGAATTTATAAATCTAGTAAAAACCTACCAAACGTTATGAATGGATTGGGTGTTGCAATTATGTCAACCTCGAAAGGTGTAATGACCCAAAGAAAAGCGCAAATGCTTAGAGTTGGAGGAGAACTATTATGTTATGTTGTTTAA
- the rplF gene encoding 50S ribosomal protein L6: MSRVSKNPVVIPSSVEVSSSDIGLTVKGPLGVLHQKLTNSVMLEVTGNEIRVKCVLESKQANAMSGTMRSLIANMVQGVTVGFEKKLQLVGVGYRAQATQDRINLALGFSHSIDYIIPEGIKIETPTQTEIHIKGTNKQMVGQVAADLRSYRKPEPYKGKGIRYSNESIILKETKKK; the protein is encoded by the coding sequence ATGTCTCGTGTAAGTAAAAATCCTGTAGTCATTCCTTCCAGCGTGGAAGTAAGCTCTTCTGACATTGGCCTAACTGTTAAAGGTCCTTTAGGTGTTCTGCATCAAAAATTAACTAATAGTGTAATGTTGGAAGTGACTGGTAACGAGATTAGAGTGAAATGCGTATTAGAATCTAAACAGGCTAATGCTATGTCGGGAACTATGAGATCGCTTATAGCTAATATGGTTCAAGGTGTGACCGTTGGATTTGAAAAAAAATTGCAACTAGTTGGGGTTGGTTATAGAGCGCAAGCAACTCAAGATAGAATTAATCTGGCGCTTGGCTTTTCGCATTCGATAGATTATATAATACCTGAAGGAATAAAAATTGAAACTCCGACACAAACGGAAATACATATTAAGGGAACAAATAAACAAATGGTTGGGCAAGTAGCTGCTGATTTACGGTCGTATAGAAAACCAGAGCCATATAAAGGGAAAGGTATTCGTTACTCAAATGAGAGTATCATTCTTAAAGAAACGAAGAAGAAATAA
- the rplR gene encoding 50S ribosomal protein L18: MENLKDKRLKRSKKTRFKIAEIGVIRLSIHRTNLHIYAQLIDDKHHRTIACASTLEPEVKKEISTGNTISAAALIGKRIAEKGKECGITDIAFDRAGYKFHGRVKALAEAARQNGLRF; this comes from the coding sequence ATGGAAAATTTGAAAGATAAACGTCTAAAGCGATCAAAAAAAACTCGATTCAAAATTGCAGAAATTGGAGTCATAAGATTATCAATTCATCGAACTAACTTGCATATTTATGCGCAATTAATCGATGATAAGCATCATAGAACTATTGCATGCGCGTCTACTTTGGAGCCAGAGGTTAAAAAGGAGATATCAACTGGTAACACGATATCAGCAGCAGCTCTCATTGGAAAAAGAATCGCGGAAAAAGGAAAGGAATGTGGAATAACAGATATCGCTTTTGATAGAGCAGGATATAAATTTCATGGCAGAGTTAAAGCGTTGGCAGAAGCAGCACGTCAAAATGGATTAAGATTCTAA